One segment of Desmodus rotundus isolate HL8 chromosome 6, HLdesRot8A.1, whole genome shotgun sequence DNA contains the following:
- the BET1 gene encoding BET1 homolog, with protein sequence MRRAGLGEGVPPGNYGYANSGYSACEEENDRLTESLRHKVTAIKSLSIEIGHEVKSQNKFLAEMDSQFDSTTGFLGKTMEKLKILSRGSQTKLLCYMMLFSLFVFFVIYWIIKQR encoded by the exons ATGAGGCGTGCAGGCCTGG GTGAAGGAGTACCTCCTGGCAACTATGGCTATGCTAATAGTGGATATAGTGCCtgtgaagaagaaaatgacagacTCACTGAAAGTCTGAGACACAAAGTAACTGCTATAAAATCT CTTTCCATTGAAATAGGCCATGAagttaaaagtcaaaataaattctTAGCTGAAATG gATTCACAGTTTGATTCTACAACTGGATTTCTAGGTAAAACTATGGAAAAACTGAAGATTTTATCCAGAGGGAGCCAAACAAAGCTGCTGTGCTATATGatgctgttttcattgtttgtcttttttgtcatttattggATTATTAAACAAAGGTGA